The Chitinophaga pinensis DSM 2588 region GAGGAGTGGCTGGAAGAATACAATCAGCGTAGACCACATGAAGCATTAAATAATCTTACCCCAGAAGAGTGGAAAAACATGGTTCTTGAAGAAACGATTCTCCAGAAGAATACTGTTTGCTAAACGGGGTACTTACACTTGACCGGCCTTCGGTTACATTTACCAGTTTAAGTTGGCTATGGCTATTTTTTAGCTGGAAAAAAGATCGATATCATCTATAATAAAAGCGAACAAGCCATTATACAGGCATCAAAATCAATTATAGAGACCGGTACTGAAAGTATTATTTATTAACTCTCCCACCAATATTCCTATAGAATATGTTAAGATTAGAGGATCAATTTTTAGATAAAGAAAACTTCTTTATAGCATTTAAGAAAATTAGTTTCTATATAAAGCAACTGAATGAATGGTATGATCCATTAGTATTAGCTGAATATGAAGCGACCCTTCCCAAGAGAATTGCCGACATAATCGACTTAATAAAAAAGGATCAATACACGCCAAAACCGATCGAGCCACTCCCCTTCCCAAAGAAAAGTAGTTCTACAGGTGAAAAGCGTATCAGACCATATTATAACATTAGCCTTGATGATCAGCTTATCTGGATGGCAATAGTTAACGTTATTGGGAAATATGTAGAAGATCAAATGCCAGACTGGAGTTATGGCAATCGATTATATAGACCTGTTTGGTTTGAAAAAAACACCCATGATGAAAGAATAATATTCAAAAAAGGGTCTCTCAAAAACACGTCTAAATACGTTTATAGGAAATGGGGACAGAGTTGGCCTTTATATAAAAGACATATCGCATTAACAATAAAAGTCTTAGCCAAAACGACTCACTTCAAAACAACAGACATACATGATGAAAAAGAGCTATCGGTCTATGAACAAGCGGCGGCCACAAAATTCGAGAGCGCTAAATACTTGAAGAAAGACTATTGGAAAAAAGGCCAATATTCGAAACTCAGCTGGGTAAGTCTAGATTTTGAGAAATTTTTTCCAACTATAAACTCATTTAAAATAATAGAAAATATTACAGCTTGCTTAACGAAAGAAAATGGCTCAAGAAGAGATGATGTTAATCTGATTTTAAAGTTGATAGATAAAATGCTAACTTTTCCATTAAATACTAAAGGATGGAATCAGCAGGATCTTCGGGATAGCAATCTTTTTGATTTACCCAACGTTCAAAATTACAGGGGCATACCAACTGGATTGGTTGTCGGTGGTTTTTTAGCTAACGTAGCGGTCTTAGATCTTGATAAAGCAGTTGATGAATTTGTCAATAAAAATAAGAATATAGCGGTATTCAAATATGTAGATGATCATATAGTACTTGCCCAATCAAGAGAAGCACTTCTTACATTCCTAAATTTTTATAATAATAATATATCAAAGCTTAACGCTTCTTTAAAATTCCAACCATCCAAAATCGAACCGGCAAACTTTTTAAGTTATGACGAAAATAATGGATTTGCATATACGAATGAAGAAGATGTCAGCTATGAATTAGATGTAGAGTTTCCGACCCCTTTGATGACCAATACTTTGAAAAAAGTCTCACATATCAACAACATTGACTTCAATCTACTGGAAAAAGAAGATATTGACAATATTGAAATCGACCTTAAGCACCTACTACTTGCAGAATTCCCAAAAACTGAAATTCGGCCCGATACGAAGATGTCATTTGCTTCGAGCAAGCTATGTAGGTTGGCACTAGAAATTAAACCGGATTTCTCAATTATTGATCCATCGTATGAAAATAACAAAGATGCTGTTGAGAATTTATATAAAAAATTGAAAGAAGGCCAAAAGAGAATTCCGAAAGATAAAAAAGAAGAACAAGAATTCAAGAATAAACTAAAAGACAAGGCAGGGAGGCATTTTATAGCTAACACACTAGCGCTAGAAATTAGCAAAGTCCGAAAAAAACAAGAAGGGATTTTCAACTTGCTCTTAAAAGCATTAAAAGAAAATCCCGATAAAGTAAAGTTATGGAAGAAATGCATTGAGTTTTGTTTTCAAACAGGCTACCCTGGTATTAATGAGATACTGAATACAATCGGAAAATGTAGTATCCATGAGCGCAGCTTTACTTACCTAATTTCGTACTGCTTTACAAATATACAAGTCAACCTTGAAAAATCATTTTTCTTACTAAATGATGATCAATCACTATTCTGGAAAACTCATTGTTCTTATGAGTTTATTCGTAATTCAATTGACATTAACACGAAATCATTCTCATCATTATCCGGAAAATATCCTTTCTCTAAACAAGCGCGCGAAAATCTAAATACATCAAAGAAATTCGTTCTGGAACAGCTTCCTGAGATATTCAAGCTATCAACCCAAACGGAGTTTTTAAATATTAAAAATGTTATTAGATCCAGAAAGGCACTTAAAAATAAAATATACAGCACAAATCAAATCTGGTATTACTTATCTAATTACAACTGGAGATTAAAAGATGCCTTCTTTTCGCAAACCGTAAATAAAGTTGATTTAAGCGATCCTTTGAGCTGGAGTATTTTGTCACTTTTTCCACATCTAATCCCTTACAAAAAAATCACAGAAATCATTGATAATATACCAGCAAAAGGAAATAAGTTACTGCATCCATATTCAGAAATGTCAAATCTCATAAGTAGTAACGGATTTACATACGATATGCTTAAATCTCTCAAAGAAAAAAGCAACACAAGATCTTATCTTAAATGTGTTAAACATTATCCTTCAATTCATAAAATTCTAACACGAGCCGATACAAAATATATAAGCATGGAGCAGTGGCTTGATAAGTTGCTCTTTGAAAGTCGCGATTTAAATTGGATAGACCCCAGATTGACTGAATGGTCGCTAATCGAGATAATAAAACAAATTTCATCTAGCTTATTAAAAGTTAATCGACAAGTCAATAAAAATATTTTTTCTGCCGTTAGTAAATCTAACTATAAGTATGTCCACCCTTCAAATTATCTAATTCCAGTGGAATGGGGTACTCAGCATCATTTAAACTGGGCTGAATGGGAAAAAATTGTTAGTAAGCATAAAATCAAACTTGCTGATAAAAGACACTTTATTTATGATCATCGCTTTTACCCTATTCAATCACGTTGGAAGAGTACCATATTACCGTTTATGGGAAGTCCTGAAATACCAATTGTGATTGGATTATCAATACTCTTAATTAAATTGTTATCAAAAACTTTCACCTGGCCCCCTGCTGCTAACAAGATAACTTTTATCGATCAACTATATAGTAGCGCATATATTGCTCTTGAGAATGAGCCTATATCATCAGACTTGCGAATTCTTCTGAATGCAATCTTTTCAAAAACAGATTTTAACGACATTTTCTATCAAAATGAGTATATAAAAGTTAGTGATGAAATAAAAATATCAGGAATCAATGACTATCTTTCGCTTTTAAGAAAAATTCAGGACAAGTTGAAAAAAAGCCATTGGAATGTTATAGATCGTGAGCCAAGGCAGCTTGTATACATTAATCTTGACGATTTAAATAAATCAAGTAACTTCTTTTTTGATACCTTATGAAAGAGTTTTTAACCTTAGGGATGATACAACCTGTTATTAATCCCGATATTTCGTGGAATAGGACACCTCCGTTTTCTTTAAATATCAATCCAATTATAGCTGAACGAGTTTGGGAAGAAATTAAAACTGGATTGATTGAAATGCTTAGAGTCGATGGAAAGCCACACATAATATTGATTCCCGAACTACATCTCCCAGTAGCTAGAATTAATACTATAAAATCCCTAAGTAAAAGGCATAACGTTATTATAATTTCTGGTATAGACTTTCAACAGAATCCAATAGATAAAACTCGGATTCGCAATCGGGGAATAATATGTTTCCCCGATCAAGTTGATACAGGTAGTCCTTCGATTAAACTAACCTCAATGCAATTCGGAAAAACCTATTTTACATATATGGAAAGAAGTATGTTTAAGAAAGAGATTGCCAACATAGGTAAGTGTTCTTCCGATCCTGAACAAAACATGTATATATTTCAATCTCAAGATCTTGGAAATTTCGGCATCATGATCTGTTCTGATATATTTGATATAGAACGTATGGCTTTTTACCAAGGGCAAATTCATCATTTATTTATTATTTCGTTAAACAAAGACCTAAACACCTATTTCGCAATGGCAGAGTCATTGACCAGACTTTTATATTGTAATGTGACAATATGTAATACAGGGTATTATGGAGGCACTGTATCCATTTCTCCATACAGTGATCCTAATGAACGGACTATTTACAAATATATTGGGCAAAGAATGTTTAATAGTCATGTTATAAATATACCTCTGAAGTCACTAAATACCGCACAAGAATTTGATTTTATAAGAGATGACAAGGAGAATATTAAATTCAAAGCTTCGCCTCCTTCATATCCCAAAATAAAATCAAACAATAACGCTTGAGTGTTCTTTATAGTATAGATAATTAAGCGGCTTTAACAAATCCCAATATTGATAATTGACATTGCGAACCTGCTTAATTTAATCACGGCAAGCAATAAAGGATTTTTACTTACTAAAAAATTTTAAATAGTCTTAAATGACAGCATACATGAAAAAGTCGTTTATACATTCTAACATTGAATTAGTGATTGAAGTAGAGCCGCTTGATTATGCTTATGTTCTTATAGTCGCAAACACTTTATAAAACTCCAATATGGACAGACTGCATTATGCCAAGGTTAAATAGCCCAATGTAGACTGCATATTCTAACGATGTACCCAATTTAACTAAAATGAAAGCAACAGCAGCTAGCCTTTTAGCAGTTGTTAAAGGCCCCAAACAATTCGTAATCCCTGTTTATCAACGAACTTATAGTTGGCAACGCAGCCAATGTCAGCAACTATTTCGTGACATAATAAAAATTGGAGGAAATACGGCGTCCAATGGTCATTTTATTGGCTCTGTCGTGTACTTCCAAGAAAGTATTTACAATACCACAGATGTGCCGCGTTTGTTAATTATTGACGGTCAACAGCGTGTCACCACTGTAAGCCTTGTGATTTTGGCGCTTTCCGAGTTTATGAAAGCGAACGAAGTAGAGTTAGAAACAAACGTCGCAAAACTTCGAAACTATTACCTGCTCAATCCAGAGGAGGAAGGAGAACTAGGGTATAAACTACTGTTGACGAGAAAGGACAAAGAGACATACTGTAATCTTCTGGACGGCCGTCGACCACCCGAAGATCATTCGTTGCGGCTGACAGAAAATTATGAGTATTTTAAGGGTCAAATTACGAGTGAAAATGCATCTCAAATATATAACGGTTTGATGAAACTGTTTGTTGTAGATGTAACTCTTGAAAAGGAGAAAGACAATCCCCAGCTCATCTTTGAAAGTATGAATTCCACCGGATTAGATCTGTCACAGGCGGATCTAATCCGAAATTACATTCTAATGGGACAGGACATCGATATGCAACAAGCATTGTATGAGAATTACTGGTATCCGATGGAGAAAAGCTTCGGTAATGAATATACTACGCATTTCGACCGCTTTGTAAGGGACTATTTATCAGCAAAAACCAACGTAATATCTAATACTGGAGCAGTTTATGCGGACTTTAAAACCTACACCAGTGGATGGCTTATAAAAGATCTCCTTGCTGAGCTTACCAAATATGCAGCATACTATGCAAATATGGTGCTGCAAAAGGAGAAAGACGCAAGTTTACTAGCCGCCTTCAAGGTGATCACTATCCTCAAAGTTGACACCGCTTATCCATTCTTATTAGCAGTTTACAATGATTATAGTAGGAATACTATTGATAAGATTGCATTTCTGAAAATTTTAGATCTGATCATAAGCTACATCTTTAGACGAGCAGTTTGTGGAGTGCCAACGAACAGCCTCAATAAAACATTTCTTACTTTGTATAAATCCATTGACAAGTCGGACTATGTAGATAGTCTTGCTGCAACTATGTGTTTATTCGAAGGCTCTAAGCGTTTTCCCAAAGAAAACGAATTTAATAGAGAAATCAAGATCAAGGATTTATATAATTTCAGGCAGAAGATGTACTTCCTAGATAAAATGGAAAACTACCGCAGGAAGGAAGTTGTGCCTGTCAATTCATATACAGTTGAACATATTTTACCGCAAAATGAAGAACTTAACTCTGATTGGCAGGAGATGCTGGGCGAAAATTGGAGAGAGATACAGAAATCCTGGCTTCATACACTAGGGAATCTAACGCTTACGGGGTATAACTCAGAACTAAGCGATCGGTCTTTTTTATATAAAAAGAAGATTGAAGGTGGGTTCAATCAATCCCCACTAAACCTTAATAACTACCTGCGCAAGGTAGATGTTTGGAATGAAAAACAGATTCAGGAACGTGCGGAAGAATTAGCGAACATAGCGTCTGCGGTTTGGCGCTATCCGAAACTTCCGGAAGCAAAGCTGACAGCTGTTGCCGAAGTACAGCGCGCGCAAGATAGTCAATATTCCGTTAACAACTTTGACGCATTAACTGGCGATATGCTCCGCCTTTTTGAAGTGTTAAGAATACGAATATTAGCGCTAGATGAATCAGTGACAGAGGATGTAAAAAAGCTCTATATCGCATATAAAACCTCCACTAACTTTGTTGACATTGTGGAACTGCTACATTTGTGAGGACACAGAGTTAAGCTCGTTTTCTTAACTTTGAAGTAATGAGTAAACAACAAAGACGTAGCTACGATAAGGCCTTCAAGCAGATGGCAGTAGAACTTTATCTGAAGGGCAAAGCGGCTTCAGATGTTGCTAAAGACCTTGGTATAGG contains the following coding sequences:
- a CDS encoding RNA-directed DNA polymerase, yielding MLRLEDQFLDKENFFIAFKKISFYIKQLNEWYDPLVLAEYEATLPKRIADIIDLIKKDQYTPKPIEPLPFPKKSSSTGEKRIRPYYNISLDDQLIWMAIVNVIGKYVEDQMPDWSYGNRLYRPVWFEKNTHDERIIFKKGSLKNTSKYVYRKWGQSWPLYKRHIALTIKVLAKTTHFKTTDIHDEKELSVYEQAAATKFESAKYLKKDYWKKGQYSKLSWVSLDFEKFFPTINSFKIIENITACLTKENGSRRDDVNLILKLIDKMLTFPLNTKGWNQQDLRDSNLFDLPNVQNYRGIPTGLVVGGFLANVAVLDLDKAVDEFVNKNKNIAVFKYVDDHIVLAQSREALLTFLNFYNNNISKLNASLKFQPSKIEPANFLSYDENNGFAYTNEEDVSYELDVEFPTPLMTNTLKKVSHINNIDFNLLEKEDIDNIEIDLKHLLLAEFPKTEIRPDTKMSFASSKLCRLALEIKPDFSIIDPSYENNKDAVENLYKKLKEGQKRIPKDKKEEQEFKNKLKDKAGRHFIANTLALEISKVRKKQEGIFNLLLKALKENPDKVKLWKKCIEFCFQTGYPGINEILNTIGKCSIHERSFTYLISYCFTNIQVNLEKSFFLLNDDQSLFWKTHCSYEFIRNSIDINTKSFSSLSGKYPFSKQARENLNTSKKFVLEQLPEIFKLSTQTEFLNIKNVIRSRKALKNKIYSTNQIWYYLSNYNWRLKDAFFSQTVNKVDLSDPLSWSILSLFPHLIPYKKITEIIDNIPAKGNKLLHPYSEMSNLISSNGFTYDMLKSLKEKSNTRSYLKCVKHYPSIHKILTRADTKYISMEQWLDKLLFESRDLNWIDPRLTEWSLIEIIKQISSSLLKVNRQVNKNIFSAVSKSNYKYVHPSNYLIPVEWGTQHHLNWAEWEKIVSKHKIKLADKRHFIYDHRFYPIQSRWKSTILPFMGSPEIPIVIGLSILLIKLLSKTFTWPPAANKITFIDQLYSSAYIALENEPISSDLRILLNAIFSKTDFNDIFYQNEYIKVSDEIKISGINDYLSLLRKIQDKLKKSHWNVIDREPRQLVYINLDDLNKSSNFFFDTL
- a CDS encoding DUF262 domain-containing protein, whose translation is MKATAASLLAVVKGPKQFVIPVYQRTYSWQRSQCQQLFRDIIKIGGNTASNGHFIGSVVYFQESIYNTTDVPRLLIIDGQQRVTTVSLVILALSEFMKANEVELETNVAKLRNYYLLNPEEEGELGYKLLLTRKDKETYCNLLDGRRPPEDHSLRLTENYEYFKGQITSENASQIYNGLMKLFVVDVTLEKEKDNPQLIFESMNSTGLDLSQADLIRNYILMGQDIDMQQALYENYWYPMEKSFGNEYTTHFDRFVRDYLSAKTNVISNTGAVYADFKTYTSGWLIKDLLAELTKYAAYYANMVLQKEKDASLLAAFKVITILKVDTAYPFLLAVYNDYSRNTIDKIAFLKILDLIISYIFRRAVCGVPTNSLNKTFLTLYKSIDKSDYVDSLAATMCLFEGSKRFPKENEFNREIKIKDLYNFRQKMYFLDKMENYRRKEVVPVNSYTVEHILPQNEELNSDWQEMLGENWREIQKSWLHTLGNLTLTGYNSELSDRSFLYKKKIEGGFNQSPLNLNNYLRKVDVWNEKQIQERAEELANIASAVWRYPKLPEAKLTAVAEVQRAQDSQYSVNNFDALTGDMLRLFEVLRIRILALDESVTEDVKKLYIAYKTSTNFVDIVELLHL